The Papaver somniferum cultivar HN1 chromosome 6, ASM357369v1, whole genome shotgun sequence genome segment agcatcacttttccagaaacataaaattagtcgatccataaaccaaaatatggttgcatgatatGTTATGCATCATTAATAGTGGTTTGCATAATAACTATGTATTCAATTTTTGAGAATCAtacctaaagtgaaagtatcgtTTTTCTTGAAAGGGAGGGAGTACATCGATTTATTAGTTGCatcggaaaattagttgatgcataaaccaaaatatggctacatcaagtattatgtatcctttgtggtggtttgcataatggatatacatcTAATTTTCtagcctaaaatgataaatacatccgaaatttttcgtaaaaactctaaatttgatattgttgtttgtactcattgcgtagagtttttttataacctttccaacgagataaaatttgtaaaattccaaggtacggatttttagatatgttatattaaagtttgttttccgattatacccctgaaaagatGGGATACACATAGTAATTTgactaaaagggagggacatTTTTGGTTTTTCGGTCCTAATCATtcccaatctttttgtgtcaattgatcacttagattttacaaaaaaatgaCCATATAAGATCCTCTCTCGTTTCGCTCAGTCGGCCCAATTAACACGCAGAAACAGGTAGACCTCCTAGCCTATGTTACTTTGCTTTTCTTCCCGGTGTAAATGGACCTTCTTTATGATTGATTAGATACACTTTTTCAACTTTAGTTCCTGGGATGATCATGATGGACTCAATTTCAAAATCCAGTTTTAGCTCTTGATCTTCATTCCAAACATCTAGTATACACGCATATGTATGCAGCTTCCCTTAAAAATCCAAGGCTGCTAATGGGGGGTGCCAATTTGATTGGGGGTGTACCAACCCAAAGACAAATGGTTGTTTTGTCCTATATATAATAtggtacacccccaagcaatttggtacccctattagcaatcttgaaaatatccacACACATGATGTTTAGTTAAACATTTCTTATATCCTCCTCCTCTAGTGATGCATTTTGtctatttttccaatttagtttcgtGTCAGTAATGATTGGCCACAATTCTTTAACTAGAAACCTAAATATGCCTGTCTTTGATTAAGGATCATAGGTTATGCCAAAAATATGTGTACAATTGGGATGAACTAGAGTTGTTTCCAGGGAGAAAATTTCTTTCGCCAAAAACTAAAAATCATTTCATCTTAGAAGGACTTCTCACAGCAAAATTCCCAGAATCCCATATTTGTCAAGTCCTCTGTTAAGCATGGCTGCTGGAAGGGGGACAAAAATGAGTACTTTTCCCTTATTATGCTTAGCTTCTGAAATTAGCTCACAATCTTGATGTACAACATATATAATACTAGGCAAGCACTCACCAGATCGAGCTTGGCTTATGAGACAAAAGCTAATACTCCCATGCATGCTATCAGCTGGCCCTAATAAACTTGTAGTTGCTAGCTGTGATGGTAATGGCAAGACCATAAACAAAATATACAACTAAAAGTAGCACTGGAATTTTTGCCACCATAAACAAAATATCAACCAGTCTAAAGATAAACCATTCACTGTCAAACCAAATTTGTACATCCCATGCATGGTTACCAGGTAAACTAACCacgacaaaaataaaataaataataaagagaaaaatGTTTTCCTTTTTCTGTCTATAAgctattcctttactgtttcctATCAAGGAAATCCCGCCACTGACATGGTCAAAACTCTTCTGTGGATATTCCACATTTAGGAGCTAAAGTCCCCTTTTAGTAAACTCAAAATGTGCAACGATGGGACTATGCCGAAGTTGCAGTGAGACTTCTTGCGATGACATCACTAGTATTGCCGTCTTCTAGTCCTAGATTTTCCATCCGACTAGCTAGTTGGTCACCACCAGCTGCACCTTGCGATGGTATCAACAGCCACTTCATCCAATCATTCTTCTTCCTTACTTTGTCACCCTAGAAGAAAAGAACAGGAAAGATGGAGAAAATGGTTAAATCAAGACCTATCTACCTAATAGCACAAAAACATATATTACTCTGAATTTATACATTCCCATGATAACCAGTGGGCAAAGGCATATAACAAAATCATCTATCAATCTAAATTAACTAATTCTGGCCATACTTAACCATAAAATGATTGCTCAATGCATACCTTGACCTCGACAacagatgaaaaatataatgtgtCCAATATAAATGGTATGTTCTCCGTCAACTCCTTGACCTGAAAGCAAAGTGCAAATATGCAGTCATCTTCACGGAATCATTTACACCAAATATAATAGTTGAGCAAAATTCAGAGTATGTAAGGTACCAACTACAATTGATTTCTGTACAGAAAAATAAGATAGAAATTGCAACATGGAACAGGATTCTACAAAAATTTGAACAGGTTTCAACACCAGATTTTTTAGAAGTTAATTAGCACATATCCAAGCAGAAATAGAACGATATAATCGATTGCATATGAATGCAATTGAAGGCAAGAAATATGAAAGCTAAAACTAATATCACAACAATAACAAAGATAGACAGCTAATGTGGACAGGGATACCCTTAAAGATGTGTTACGACAAACCAGTAAAGCCCTTAATACACAACGTTGCCTGAAACTCTTTATAGAAATGCAAATGCAAACAAGAGGGGGTTAAATGCCCTGTGCAGTAACGCTTGAATTACACAGAAATCTCACACACAGATTTTCCATTTCATTTTTATACCAGACACTGAAAATATCACAACTCTACAATATCGGTTACGTAGGCCATAATGACAGTCAGGTGCATGAACAAGGCTTTCGTAGAAGAGTTAATTTGTGAAAGTTATGTTCAACAAGCATGTGGGAGTGTACTGTTGTTGTTTCCTATTTGGCAGATGGAGTATTTTAGAAATTGATACAAACACTTCCCAGTaagtgaaaagaaatacaaaagcaTCCAACATCCTAATTGCTTGATAGCTTGTGCATGACTAGTGGTCCATGGCCAGGTAACACAGGAAAATCCAGAAAGGTGGAGTTCCTTACTAGGACAACTGATAAGTCTGCAGCAACGAGTGACTAGCTCATGGCACTAAAAAGTCACAACCTTCATTATAGATAAGAGTTGCCAAAAACACACAAGTATCCTTAAAAATTACAAGAAAAACTCTTTCACTTTACTCCTCAGAGCAAGCACTATAGTGAGGTAGGAACATGGGGATTCCTATCTCACACGTCGACAAAAGAGGGCGGAGGAAAAGCAAGTGCTATGCCTTTCCTACAATTTTCCGAATACTAAGTATCCGGTTAAATAGTGTAGGGTGGATACCAAGTATACAGCAAAGCATACAATTCAAAACACAGGGATCTTCTTTTAAAATGTGGGACCAACAAACATAGCCGGATATTTGCACACTACTTGTTTCCAGGCATTGGTGGAAAAGGGTAGGAAATGGCAACTTTCCCTGTGGTTTCCCCACATAGAGTTGTCATTTCCCTGGCATGTGGGAAAGTGGGGCTTGCTCTATGTACGTTGTATGTTTCACAGGTAGATTACGCACACTATGTATGTGCCTGCTTAAGCACGTTGGAGGTTTTGTAGGTTAGGACCATCACCCCTTGTCATTTGCATTCCTAGTTTCAGGTATAAGAATGTGCCTACACAAATTAGGTTCTCAACTTGGAAAACAGCCATGTTGCATATCATCTCCTTGAATAGCCAGCTACGCAGAGAAATATCTCAACAGTTGTTTGCTTCTTTCATCTTGTCAGTTGTCACGTCGAATTGCCTTCTAGGTGTTGACGGGGGCTGTGGTTCTTAAGATGACATAACTCAACTCCAACTCGAAAGACATCAAATACTGATGCACACAAGGAAGTGAGGAGGAATACTGGGGAAGGCAGTGAGGAGGAATCACTGGGATCATGGTGACTATTAAGATACTAGTTCTAATCACATACAAGCAATATCAGATTCCGAAAAAATGATATAATGTGGGAAATAAGATACTAGTTCTAATCACATACAAGCAATATCAGATAGCAGTGATAGCCCGAATATGTAACCATAGGTGTGCCAGATGTACTGACTTAATGTGCATCATACTCTAACATCACTGAGTGGCAAATCCAATACTAATACATATGACTCTCTTGCAAGTATATATGCATTCTAATAATCATCTCTAAAAATAAGTTGCAGTTTTAAGCAATAGGTAGACTTTAAGTTGCCAGCCACAAAGCAACAAGGGGAGCCGTTAAGCAAAAAAATTTCAGAGGATATTAGAAGAAAAGCTCAAGAAATTATTAAAACTAAATTGTATAGTAACTAGCCCAACTGTGCATGTAAGGGAACATTAACCACACATGCAAAGACATAAAACAACCAACACAGCTCCAGATTTCCAGAAACCTAGATGTGATAACCTTGACATTCAGATCTCTTCGAAGTGAAAAACTAAATTTCTTATCCCTTGACTAATACTTATATAAAACCTGACCCCACTAAGAGTGCTATCTCTGATATAAAAACATATGCCTATCTACATAAATTGACAAAGATAAAGTAACACTGATGAATAGgcaaataaaaatataaactaAGGATGAGAAATATATCATGGAAATGATAGAAACATTGAAAAGCAGACAACCAGTTACAACCGAAGTGAAATCACCTTTCTAAACCCCGCTATCAAGGAAATCGGTACCCAACCCCCATCTGTATCCATGCGACTGCGCAAAAAACTATCCTTTACCAAATTCTCAGGACTGCAAGACACACACAGGTAAAATATTTTCATAAGCACCAAACGTAAAATGAATACAAGAATAACATAATTGAATGTGTCTTCACCATTGATACCTGAAGTAATAATCTATCTGTTTTATTACTTGAGCACGCAATTCCATGAGGGGAGGATATGGTACAACAAACATCGGCATAATGGGTGGTGGAAATGGCATAACTCTCATGGGTTCTGGAGGCATTGAAGCTGGAACATGATACACTGCATATGTCACAAGAAAAGTGCTGAGCCTCAAACTGAAACCATAACAACCATACAACACATCAAATATAAGAATGCTTCAAAAGAATAAAACAATCAAATATACGAATTACCAGGGAGTGGCATTGGTGGTGCAAGTGGCCGAACTGCAGCAGGTGTATTGCTTAAAGGGTTGGGACTACTAATTATTGGAGGTCCAACGAAGTTCCTCGGAACAACTCTTGGCTGATTTCGATGGTGAGAACTCCATGGCTCCTGATTGTCACGCTGTCTACCCCCATAATTACTCCTTCTAGACCAATTAGTTTGTTGAGTTTGAGAATGATTACTATTCACAGGGCGGGGTTGTGACCCAACTCTTCCCCttaatccaccatcaacatttgtGTTCTTGTGATGAGGGCCTTTACGGGAATCCTGTGACCCAGATTGCTGTCCTGGATTGCCAATATTATTCTGTGCTGTCTCACCACGCTTCGCAAACTTCTCACGGTTCGAGAATGAATGGTTCTGACTAGAATTCGAGTTCGCATTATTATTTGTTTGTAATTTTGGCGAAGATACAACCCCAGAACCCTAATTAAGAAACAATACATGCATATAAACTACATAaatataaccaaaaaaaaaaaaaaatttgaagttagggcaacaaaagaaaaagatagggATTTTAACCTGTGGGGCTGAGACTGATCCATCAGAAAGACATTTTAAAGAATCAGAAGATGATTTTGGAGAAGCCTTAGCTGATTTAGAAAGAGCAGGCCATGAGAAATCCCCCATTACAGAACCAAAGTCAGAagtatcagcagcagcaacagttgAAATAGGCTGCTTATTCCAAGCGGGTTGTTTCGGTTTAGCTACATTGTTGCTGTCAGTAACATTATTAACCTGAGAATCCATTGCAAGATCTTCCACCGCAGACGACGACATTGAATTAATCCTTCAAACACCAAGAGTTTTCAACCAGATTGCGGGATTATTAACGAGACAGATTTATACACCCATTATCAATTCTGTTACGATatcaaaaatcacaaaatcaaagaaccgaataataaaaattagggtttgcattgaaatgcaaaactaaaaataaaaatagaaaatatccgTTGAAACAGAGATTAGAGAAATGTATATGGATTCAGATTATGAGGAAAattaacaagaataaaaattagggtttggtgcttaCTATGAGAGATATCGAAAAGCTTTGAAGGAATGAATAGAGCCCGGCGATAACGGGCCAAAGGATCTACTCTCCCATATGTCGTCTCGCGTATCTCTctggtttttgttttgtttttggctTTTAAGCGTTTTGTTCTTGTGCGGGGGTTTTAAGTGCTTTTTCGCATCGCGTATAATTAGGGCTGCatatgggcgggtatgggcgggtatgggcgggtatgagctaaaaccaacctcgcatccACAGccggtttttttttcataaccaaccccacaCCCATAAatagcgggcgggttttgttacccgcccgctacgggatgggcgggtatgggtttaaacccgtttaaacccgctttatatttaAGTATTTAAAGTAatttctattctccttgattaagtgagaaaaaaaaaccaaaacccccaaaatattcatatttaggaagttcacagatgaagattaagtgttgaatctgttgatttttcgattgttgtcgatttctggtgaagattcgaagttgttgttgtcgatttctggtgaagatttctggtaattgtcgttcgtaggtgaagaaggagaactgaggaggaagaagaggagagtccgaacagagagaagagtgtagaaagtgaatgagggttatcagttatcctatctactagtattagggtttcataatggacgattaggattagttttatctaatagtatataatctgcgggttttttgggcgggtatgggcgggtattagcttaaaccaacctcgcacccacagacaacggttttttttttcataaccaaccctgcacccacaacgggcgggtatggattaaaaacccacggatttagcgggtacgggtagGTTTGGTATCGTGGGCGTATCTTGTGCAGCCCTACGTATAATACGCCCAGTCATTATGGGAGCGAATCTTTTTCACACCCTTTTCCAGAATTGCTAATAGGGGCAACAATTTATCTGGGATGTACCAACCCAAAAGCAATATATATTTTCTGGGAACTTTGATAAAATATCCCGTTTTTTTGGTTCCcacaaaaaaaaatatcctcGTTATTTTGAAATTAAAGTGCCATACGATTAGATTTTTCCATCTAGTGTTAGTTAAAACTAGTTTACTTTACATATTTACCCTTTACTTATTGCCACATTGATTTTTTACAACATTTTTCAGATTCGTCTAGCCCGATTTAGGATCGTTACACCAGTTTCAAGTACGTTACATCATTTTCCAAAAAGGATTCATCATTTCCAAgtgttttggggtttttggttGGTGGAAAATCGACCTTCTACAACATTTTAGGTTCGTCGAGCCCGGTTCAGGAGCATTACAACGCATTCAGGTTCGTCGAGCCCTGTTCAACATCGTTACAACATTTTCGGGATTTTCGAATCATTTACCCTCCCCACCAAGGAGATGTAATTCAGGGGTAAATAGGACTTTTAATTGAAAAGATAATTGCCATCTATCACTTAACTTGATGGAATTCGCCTTTTGAATAAAACATGAGtactttaaattttttttacaaaaacgGGGTATTTTTTTGCATAGTGTGAAAAGTTGGGATACTTTATCAAaaaccccaattttttttttcgttttttctttttttgataagaTGCATTTATTAAAGAGACCAAAAACCCTATAACATATTAGACAATTCGAAAATACCAAGGCGGCTTGACAATACCCTTGCATAAGATGATAATATAGGATGAGTCACTTTCAACAATGACATTCTTGATTTTCAAGGTAACAGCAAGTTGCAATGCCTTTCTGATAGACCAAAGCTCAGGCATGTTGTTAGCATTCCTGAAGATGTGTTGTGCGAATCCAGCAAGGAAGCGCCCATTATCATCCCTGAATACACCGCCAATACCTGCAAAACCAACACGATTCGAAGTCCCATCAACATTTAGTTTGAGATAACCTGGTGGAGGGCAATCCCAACCAATTGTACGTACATTCAAGATGTTTGGGTTTAGATGTATTATATGTTTGTGCCTCATAAAACTCAATAGCTTGAGAGTAAGAAGCAAAAGCAATAGAAGCTGCTCTCCAAGTCGCATTATGAAACATAACTTGATTCCTGGCCAGCCATATATGCCATTGAAGAAAAGGAAACAAGCATACATGTACGAAATCATTGTTGCTTGAATTTAACTTTGAATAAGATATAATCCATTCAATATCAATCCTTTTCGAGCTAATCTGAATACCCCATTTCGTATGAGAGATTTGACACAACGAGCGAATCTAGAGATCGACCCTAAAAGCATGGTCAATAGTTTCTGAGTAACTATGACAAAAAGGACAAGTGTCTGAGGTGTTTGTACCTCGCTTTACCAAGTTAGTTCTAACCAAAGTTTTCTGATGACTTAAAAGCCATAAGAAGTGACGAATATGTGAAGGACAACGAAGTTTCCACAGTGAACTCCACTTATCATCATGCTCGCAAACACCATAATTTTCTTTGCAGATAGTTATACGTGCTTTTGATGGTGACTTCCCACTTTTATCCTCATTCCATACGAATTTGTCTTGTACAGGTATGAGGGTTGAGATAGGAATATCTTGTATCTGCTCCAAAATTGATGTTGGAACTATATTTTGAATCTGATGCAAATCCCAATCTCTTGTATTCTTATTAATGAGAACAACAACCTTTAGAAGTTGTAGCTCAGGCGAGACAATATCTACTAACGAATGGAGAGGCACTTTGCCTAACCAAAGTTCATCCCAAACGTTTTCTTGATCACCTGAAGCAATGCACCATTTAAGACTAGTTCTAAGAATTCTGCGACCTCTAACTGTGCTCTTCCAACATCATCATGAGCTAGTGGGTTTAACTAAGGAATCCTATAGGCCAACAGACCCTACATATTTAGCATTCATAAGTTGTGCCACCAAATTTATGGGTTTCATGCATATCCTCCAAGAAGTTTTAGTAAGAAGAGCTAAATTATGTAATTCCAACTCCCTTATCCCTAATCACCCATCCAAGTGGGGTTACAAATATAATCTCAACTAATAGCATGCATGCGATTTTCACCAGACTTATGCTTCCAAAGAAAATCTCGTTGAAGCTTGTCAATGCACTTAACCATACGAAGGTTATATTCGTAAAATCACATCGAAAGTCATACATCTCTGAGCGGCATCAGAAGAATCATAAGAAGATCATGTCTTCACCTTCTGCAGGGGGTGAATCGTTAGTCTAGTAACCTCATCAGTTGCAGTTTTACATGATGGcaatattagggtttctgaggaAAAACTTTTAACATTCCATGTATTTTATATTCTTTATGAATTCAGAATTCATCTCTGGTGTTGTATTCTTTCCCAGAAtaattttcaaaataaatatGATGTTGATCACATCATACCTGAATCtcctcctagacatattgcatgctagtatatagCCACAAATTAATTAAATCTAGTTGTTAGTCTTCCTGGATATCAATTAAATCCAGTCATCAATCTTCCTGGATATCAATTAAATCTGGTCGTCAATCTTCCCATATATCAATTAATTAATTGAATCTAGTCGTCAGTCTTCCTGGATATCAATTAAATCTAGTCGAGCAATTCCTAGATAAAACACATtaattaaaccctaattttcattcACTCCGATTCATGGCTTTTCTCAGTAGAATTCCATGGAATAGTGATGAATAGTCGTCTTTCGGGCATTAGGACACCCTAAATAAGCCCCGAAAAAATGACAAGAGTGTACTTAGTAATAATGCTCAAGTGAGCATCCAAAATTATGGAAGAACAAGGAAATATGGAGTGTTAATCACACTAGGAAAGGAAGAGagataaataatgataataaaaggAAACTATGGgagtgggcccaccggccggccgactAGGCATGTCGCCGGATTTGGCAGGTCCCATTTCCCTTTCCCttgtattttattattaaaaaattattatattattattttagtgTTTCCTCATTTTTCAACCAAAACTCCTAGGCTTTCATATTTTGTCAAATCTTGCTCCATAATTCATATGGATGACAAAGCAAGTGGTCCAACAACCATCTTGTCTTTCCAGCATTAGAATAATATTATTTTACTATTTTAATACTGATCATTCAAGCAAGaattaagagtttcagtcaaactcaaataaaaaagtgctcgatggaccatcagaaaataccaaaattctcaggattgatcAACGGATGACATGGCAACATAAACACATCAGCATGACCAGTCATGGTCGAAATTTTGCTTGCCAAGGGTTGGTCCTACCATTATCATTGATTGATGACCTAATTGATCATTAAGAGTCCATATTTGactcaaactctctccaaccaacttggatgATGATCcatcgaccatcaattggtcccacggccacctaAGGCCGGTTTTACACCCCTCGGTAGGTTCCTCATGCTTCTGTAATTAGATTTTACAACCTAATACTCAAAAGAGCATTATTTTAGTTATATTAAAACACTgattaatcattctttcaccaactgctcTACAAAGGAGTTTGGTAAATGCTCAGTCTAGCATCCAGATACTACATGTCAGTCCATCACTCATAGAGGCGATCCCTCTCTCACACATTGGTTGATTCCCAGTTGATCATTCATtaatcataattagggttttgaactgaatgctctgtctagcataattctgaacaggttcaaacaccaatattttattattgatCCAATAACCAATATTTTATCATTGTCAAGTTATAAAACATTTTCAGAGGATTTAATATCCGGGATGCTTATGGTCACGTCACTTTACAGATGAAGATAGTGTTTCCTGAACATGaaccaaattttacataa includes the following:
- the LOC113288978 gene encoding la-related protein 1C-like; the protein is MSSSAVEDLAMDSQVNNVTDSNNVAKPKQPAWNKQPISTVAAADTSDFGSVMGDFSWPALSKSAKASPKSSSDSLKCLSDGSVSAPQGSGVVSSPKLQTNNNANSNSSQNHSFSNREKFAKRGETAQNNIGNPGQQSGSQDSRKGPHHKNTNVDGGLRGRVGSQPRPVNSNHSQTQQTNWSRRSNYGGRQRDNQEPWSSHHRNQPRVVPRNFVGPPIISSPNPLSNTPAAVRPLAPPMPLPVYHVPASMPPEPMRVMPFPPPIMPMFVVPYPPLMELRAQVIKQIDYYFSPENLVKDSFLRSRMDTDGGWVPISLIAGFRKVKELTENIPFILDTLYFSSVVEVKGDKVRKKNDWMKWLLIPSQGAAGGDQLASRMENLGLEDGNTSDVIARSLTATSA